The following is a genomic window from Methylomarinum vadi.
GCCCAGCTCGAAGCCACCAGGGCTGGCATTCCGCCGCTGCAGGGAGCGATACAACGGGCCATCCATAGGTTGAGCGTATTGACCGGGCAGGTGCCGGGCGCTCTCAACAAGGAGCTTTCCGCGTCGGCCCCGTTACCAAGATTGCCGGCCACGATTCATATCGGCCGTCCCGGAGATTTGTTGCGCCGGCGTCCCGATATCCGTATCGCCGAGCGCACCTTGGCGGCTTCCACGGCGCAAATCGGCGTCGCGACCGCCGATTTATTTCCCCGAGTCACCTTTGTCGGCAGCATCGCCTTGGAAGCCTCGACCTTTTCCGGTTTGGGGGCGGCCGGTTCCGATACCTATTCGGCCGGTCCAAGGATCAGTTGGGCGGCTTTGGATTTGGGCCGCGTCTACGCCCGTATCAAGGCCGCCGACGCTCATGCCGAAGCCGACCTTGCCGCTTATCGGCAAACGGTGCTGAACGCGCTGGAGGAAACCGAAAACGCACTGGTCAATTACAATCGGGAACGGCTTAGACGAAATGCTTTGGCGGCGGCAGAGGCCGCCAGTCTCCAGGCCAGGAAACTGGCACATCTGCGCTACGATGAGGGCGTCAGCGATTTTCTGACGGTTCTGGATGCCGAAGCGCGTTTACTGCAGGACCAAGAACGTCTGGCGCAAAGCGAAACCGCCGTGGCGACCTCGTTAGTCGCCTTGTATAAGGCGCTCGGCGGTGGTTGGGAAACGCTGGTCGACGAGCGGCAGGGACAGGATGAGACGCCGGACGGTAAGGAGAGTCGCAAAGACAATGCCGGTTGAATCCGTAATTCCCGCAGTGAAGATGGAGCATGATGCAAGCGATTGACTTTTACGGCTTAAGTAAGTCTTATTGTTCTGACCGGTTGCTCAATCTCATATTTTCCGATTTTCAGGGCGATATCCAATTCCGTTTTTGCATGGCCTTTTAGCATTTAGTAATATAGGCGCTCGACTAGCCCGGCTCCGGGTTGTACAACTTTAAAACCTTAAATTTTCTCTCAACCGGATTTTAGAACTAATGAAAAAATCAATTATCGCATTCGTTTGCGGCTTGCTGGCATGGTCTGGCGCTCACAATGTACTGGCTGCCGATATCGAAGCAGGAAAAGCGGCGTTCGAAACCTGCCGTGGTTGCCACAGCATTCCAGGCTATAGCAATGTTTATCCGACCTATTATGTGCCAAAAATCGGCGGTCAACGTGCCGAGTATGTGGTGGCGGCGTTAAAGGCGTACCGGGAACAAGCTCGTCCGCATGGCACGATGAAGGCCAATTCCTATGATTTGAGCGATAAAACGATTGAAAATATCGCCGCTTATACTGAAAAATCTGTCGGTAAACAAACGAAAGCGGTTGCCGACGGTGATCCTGCCAAGGGCAAGAAATTGGCGGCAAGCTGCACCAGCTGTCATACCAATAAGCTGAAAGATGGCGGTAATATTCCTATCCTGGCCGGCCAATACGGCAATTATTTAGTCAAGGTCATGAAGGATTACCAGACAGGTAAACGCAATAATCCGGTTATGCAATCGATGTTGAACGGTCTGTCCGAGGAAGACTTGCATGACATTTCCGCTTATTTTGCTTACCAAACCGGACTCGGCGCGGTTGAATAACGAAGTTTTTATACCGAACTCGCGAGTGGCCAAGAGCTAAACAGCTATCGCTAATTCACTCTTGGCCGCTTCTCGCGACAATTCCGGCGGTGGGATGCCGCCGGATTATCCCTCAAAGCTCGCCCTTCCTCTTTTCCCCTCACTGGCAGTTAAATGTGTTTGCCAGCAAAAGCTAGGGATCTACCGGTTGATGATTTGCCGAATCGAAACGGCCCGAAATAAATTATTTCAGACTATTTAATATCATTTTACATCGGTTGCCGTTAAATTCTTGGCTATGAATCTATAGTTCAGAAAACTACGAGCATGCATTTTCCCCTCATAAATTAGTGGCTTGAAATTTTTTTTCGAAATCGTGGAAAATTTTCCAGGCGTGGGAGAGGGGCGCGTGTTATAAATTTAAACCAATTAGTCACTCTCACCCGGACCGAATATTATTGGCATCGTTTCGCTTGCGTTCTCTTTTAGGTAATTTAGCGGTCGCGGGTATTTACTGGCTGCTCGCTAAATCCGATCTGTTTTTTGCGGCTCATCATGGTCCGGTTGTGCTGTGGTGGCCTGCGGATGGCTATGCCTTGGCGGTTCTTTTGCTTAAGGGGTTATGCGTCGTTCCCGGCATTTTTGTCGGCGCATTTGCCTCGAGTGTCGACGTGTTTGGTTCGCCATTGATTGCACTTTCCATAGGGTTGGGTCAGACCCTGGAAATAGTCGTTGGTTGGTGGCTGCTGAGTCAGAAAATGCAGTTCGATGTCGCGATGATTCGCTTACGTGATTTCTTGTCGCTATTGCTCGCCGCTCCCTGGATGGCCGCAATCGGGGCCATTACGGCATCTACAAGCTTAAGGTTGGCTGGCAGTATTGATCGGCATTCCTGGATGCACGTCACCATGCATTGGTGGATGGCCGACTTGCTCGGCCTTGTGCTGGTGACGACATTCGTTCTGGTATGGATCAAACCACCGCAACAATGGCTTAATCGCAAGGGTTTGCTAGAAAGCATGCTCATTTTCGGTCTGACATTTTTTGCCGGCCAAATCATCTTCCTTGATTGGTATCGCGATATCACCGGCGATTATCCCAAGGCCTTTTTGCTGTTTTTGTTGTTGGCAATCGCGGCGATACGTTTGGGCCGCCATGGCGTGTTGATCGTGCTGTTGATGACTTCGGTACAGGCATTATGGGGCGCAAGCCGGCAGATTGGTTATTTCGGCGCCGACCTCGCCGCTACCCATTTGATCAATTTTTCCTGGTTTATGTTGATCATGTCCGTGGTGGGCATGCTATTGGCGACGCATATCAGTGAAAAAAACCTTGCCGTATTAGCCTTACGGGAAAGCGAAAATCAGTTTCGCACGTTGGCTAATAACGCGTCAGTCCTGGTATGGATGTCCGGGACGGACGGGTTATGTACCTATTTCAACAAGGTTTGGCTGGATTTTACTGGACGCAGGTTAGAGCAAGAGTTAGGTAATGGGTGGACGAAAGGAGTTCATCAGGAGGATTTGCAGCATTGCCTGGACAGCTATATGGCGGCATTTTTCGCCCGCCGGGAATTCAACTTGGAATACCGCCTGCGCCGCTACGATGGCGTTTATCGTTGGGTCATGGATCATGGCGTGCCACGTTACGACGGTCAAGGCGTATTTGTCGGTTATATCGGATCGCTTTTCGATATTACCGAACGCAAGAAGGCGGAAACGGCGATGTACGATAGCGAGATCCGCTTTCGCAATTTGCTAGAAAAAATTCCACTGATTTCGGTGCAAGGCTATTCCGCCGACGGCACGACCAATTATTGGAACCAGGCTTCCGAATATCTTTATGGCTATACGGCGGAGGAAGCCTTGGGTAAAAAACTGACTGATTTGATTGTTCCGCCCGAGATGCGTGGTGAGGTCGAACAAGCTATTCGGAAAATGTTCGCGACCGGTCGGCCGATTCCGGCGTCGGAATTGACGCTGATGCGCAAAGGCGGCGGGCGGGTCGACGTTTTTTCCTCGCACGCCTACGTTCACGTGCCCGGGCGCGAGCCGGAAATGTTTTGCATGGATATCGATCTGACGGAAAGGAAGAGAAACGAGGCGAGAATACAGAATCTGGCCTATTACGACCCTCTTACTCAGCTGCCTAATCGTCGCTTGTTGAGCGAACGGTTGCAGCAAGCGATGAATGATAGCCATAGAACTCATCTTCATGGCGCCATCCTGTTTTTCGATCTTGATAACTTCAAAACGCTCAACGACACGCTGGGCCACGATAAAGGCGACCAATTGCTCCAGCAGGTGGCGCAACGCTTGCAGAATTGCGTCAGAAAAGTAGACACGGTTGCCCGGCTGGGCGGCGATGAATTTGTCGTTCTACTGAAAGACTTGAGCGAAAATCCAAAGGATGCGCCATTTCAGGCGGAAATGGCCTGCCAAAAAATTCTTGCGGCGCTTAACCAGCCCTATCGACTTGCCGGTATCGAATACTTAAACACGGCGAGCATAGGCATCGCTCTTTTTGCCAATAATCAACAGTCCGTCGAGGATATGATGAAACGGGCCGACATCGCCATGTATCAGGCGAAGCAGGCCGGGTGTAATACCTTCCGCTTTTTTGACCCCGATATGCAGGCGGCGGTGGAAGCGCGTATGCGGCTCGAGAATGGCTTGCGGAAAGCGTTGCCCGAAAATCAACTGAAGCTTTACTATCAAGCACAGGTAGACGATGCGGGCAGGGTAGTCGGGGCCGAGATATTGCTACGATGGACGCATCCCGAACAGGGTGTGATCTCTCCGGCGGAATTTATTCCGTTGGCGGAAGACACGGGGTTGATCGTGCCGATCGGTTTGTGGGTATTAGAGCACGCTTGCCAGCAATTGAAAACATGGTCTCTGGATCCGAATAAAAAAACGCTGCAATTAGCGGTTAATGTCAGCGCCCGTCAATTCCGGCAAGCGGATTTTACACAACAGCTTATCGATTTACTCGGGAAAACCGGCGTAGAGAATTCTCGGCTCAAGTTGGAACTGACCGAAAGCCTGGTGCAAGAAAATATCGAAGAAACTATCGCTAAGATGAAATTGCTTAAACAAAGCGGCGTGCAATTTTCCATGGATGATTTCGGCACCGGCTATTCGTCACTGTCCAGTTTGAAAAGGCTGCCGCTCGATCAGCTTAAGATCGACCAAAGTTTTGTTCGCAATATCACAACGGATTCCGATGACGCCACGATCGTCCAGACCATCATTGCCATGGCCAAGCATTTGGACATGGAAGTGATTGCCGAGGGTGTCGAGACGGAACAACAAAAAGCCTTTTTAGTCAGGCATGACTGTCGGCGATTCCAAGGTTATTTGTTCGCTAAACCCCTACCGATTAAACAGTTCGAGGCATTGCTTGCATAAGGCCGGTTTAACGCTCGAACAACGGTATTGTCACGATATGCTGTCTGTCGCCCACCGCTAAGCCCAGGCGCAGGGCGGTTGCCGATTCCGCTTCGTCCTTGCCGGGGAAGAATAGGTAGCCATAAGCCAACTCGCCGGGTTTGACCCGTTCGTTACGCAGGGAATTGTGGAGAAGGTCCTGGCGGATTTCGTCGTCGTATTCCTGATGCCTGGCCGCGCCGCCATACAATGCGCCGGCCCCGGCTCCGACGGCCGCGCCCTTGGCGATCGTTTCCCCCAGATTTTCGCCCGTCAAAACGCCGATGGCGAAGCCGGCGACGGCGCCCGCCGCGCCCAGCATCAGGGAGGGTTTCGCCGCGCCCAGCAGCGTTTCGCCGATTTCCACTTTTTCCTCGACCCGGCGGTAAGCCTGTCGCTGGGTCAACAGCGGCCAAGCTTGTTCTTGTTTGTCGATTAGAAAAGTTTGTTGGGCTTGAATGACTACCGCCGTATCGCTTTGATTATCGATGACCAAGCGAACGGGCAACAATCCGGCCGATCTGATATCGAAACCGAAGACGGCCTCCGCTTTGTCGGCGTCGACATAAGGCGTCGCCGCAATCAGTGCCCCAGCCACGTTGACATGTTGCGAAAAC
Proteins encoded in this region:
- a CDS encoding c-type cytochrome — encoded protein: MKKSIIAFVCGLLAWSGAHNVLAADIEAGKAAFETCRGCHSIPGYSNVYPTYYVPKIGGQRAEYVVAALKAYREQARPHGTMKANSYDLSDKTIENIAAYTEKSVGKQTKAVADGDPAKGKKLAASCTSCHTNKLKDGGNIPILAGQYGNYLVKVMKDYQTGKRNNPVMQSMLNGLSEEDLHDISAYFAYQTGLGAVE
- a CDS encoding bifunctional diguanylate cyclase/phosphodiesterase; this translates as MRSLLGNLAVAGIYWLLAKSDLFFAAHHGPVVLWWPADGYALAVLLLKGLCVVPGIFVGAFASSVDVFGSPLIALSIGLGQTLEIVVGWWLLSQKMQFDVAMIRLRDFLSLLLAAPWMAAIGAITASTSLRLAGSIDRHSWMHVTMHWWMADLLGLVLVTTFVLVWIKPPQQWLNRKGLLESMLIFGLTFFAGQIIFLDWYRDITGDYPKAFLLFLLLAIAAIRLGRHGVLIVLLMTSVQALWGASRQIGYFGADLAATHLINFSWFMLIMSVVGMLLATHISEKNLAVLALRESENQFRTLANNASVLVWMSGTDGLCTYFNKVWLDFTGRRLEQELGNGWTKGVHQEDLQHCLDSYMAAFFARREFNLEYRLRRYDGVYRWVMDHGVPRYDGQGVFVGYIGSLFDITERKKAETAMYDSEIRFRNLLEKIPLISVQGYSADGTTNYWNQASEYLYGYTAEEALGKKLTDLIVPPEMRGEVEQAIRKMFATGRPIPASELTLMRKGGGRVDVFSSHAYVHVPGREPEMFCMDIDLTERKRNEARIQNLAYYDPLTQLPNRRLLSERLQQAMNDSHRTHLHGAILFFDLDNFKTLNDTLGHDKGDQLLQQVAQRLQNCVRKVDTVARLGGDEFVVLLKDLSENPKDAPFQAEMACQKILAALNQPYRLAGIEYLNTASIGIALFANNQQSVEDMMKRADIAMYQAKQAGCNTFRFFDPDMQAAVEARMRLENGLRKALPENQLKLYYQAQVDDAGRVVGAEILLRWTHPEQGVISPAEFIPLAEDTGLIVPIGLWVLEHACQQLKTWSLDPNKKTLQLAVNVSARQFRQADFTQQLIDLLGKTGVENSRLKLELTESLVQENIEETIAKMKLLKQSGVQFSMDDFGTGYSSLSSLKRLPLDQLKIDQSFVRNITTDSDDATIVQTIIAMAKHLDMEVIAEGVETEQQKAFLVRHDCRRFQGYLFAKPLPIKQFEALLA
- a CDS encoding efflux transporter outer membrane subunit; amino-acid sequence: MAFCSLALLNACAVGPDYKKPETELPASFAQSSAGEFSERSIEHDWWKLFDDETLMGLVDRAAHHNYDLQRAEANLREARALYLEAGLELAPIITAKGSYNEQKRSKGSLNNRSFVPRELKLYNVGFDAFWEIDLFGRVRRNVEASNDGVDAQEASLRDLVISLIAEVARNYFELRGLQEQLAVAEQNVAIQSETLEITRARVESGRGTDLDTSRALAQLEATRAGIPPLQGAIQRAIHRLSVLTGQVPGALNKELSASAPLPRLPATIHIGRPGDLLRRRPDIRIAERTLAASTAQIGVATADLFPRVTFVGSIALEASTFSGLGAAGSDTYSAGPRISWAALDLGRVYARIKAADAHAEADLAAYRQTVLNALEETENALVNYNRERLRRNALAAAEAASLQARKLAHLRYDEGVSDFLTVLDAEARLLQDQERLAQSETAVATSLVALYKALGGGWETLVDERQGQDETPDGKESRKDNAG